Proteins co-encoded in one Haladaptatus sp. ZSTT2 genomic window:
- a CDS encoding lipoate--protein ligase family protein — protein MTDLADREWRLIREEAWDGPMNMALDEIAAETAAAGGPRTVRVYQWKPSTLSLGYRQEPDSVDWEFCAEHGISVTRRPTGGGGIYHGEHTDISYSITAPAAELPGDLMETYELLCTPVFSAFEEMGVPAHFADEPQPSLYKPSCYLRDLHPAHDVVAAGRKISGNAQYRRRDAIIQHGSLKYDLDADTHLAVFADPNLTTDDVENRITSIHELTGISRADAVTALEDALGAWTTADEGTWTQDEINRARERADEKFASEAWNKNRTNPLSN, from the coding sequence ATGACTGACCTCGCAGACCGGGAGTGGCGGCTCATCCGGGAAGAAGCGTGGGACGGCCCGATGAACATGGCACTCGACGAAATCGCCGCAGAAACGGCAGCCGCGGGCGGGCCACGAACGGTACGCGTCTATCAGTGGAAACCAAGTACGCTCTCGCTTGGCTACCGCCAGGAACCAGACTCGGTTGATTGGGAGTTCTGTGCAGAACACGGCATCTCCGTCACCCGACGCCCAACCGGCGGCGGCGGCATCTATCACGGCGAGCACACCGACATCTCCTATTCGATTACCGCTCCGGCCGCAGAACTCCCGGGCGACCTGATGGAGACCTACGAACTGCTCTGTACGCCGGTGTTCTCCGCCTTCGAAGAGATGGGCGTCCCCGCACACTTCGCAGACGAACCCCAGCCCTCGCTCTACAAACCCTCGTGTTACCTGCGCGACTTACACCCCGCCCACGACGTGGTGGCAGCGGGACGAAAGATTAGTGGGAATGCACAGTACCGTCGCCGCGACGCCATCATCCAACACGGCTCGCTCAAGTACGACCTCGACGCAGACACGCACCTCGCGGTGTTTGCAGACCCCAATTTGACCACTGACGACGTGGAAAACCGCATCACGTCGATTCACGAACTAACTGGAATCTCGCGTGCGGACGCCGTCACCGCACTCGAAGACGCCCTCGGCGCGTGGACAACGGCTGACGAAGGAACGTGGACACAAGATGAAATCAACCGCGCACGCGAGCGCGCAGACGAGAAGTTCGCCTCGGAGGCGTGGAACAAAAATCGCACGAACCCTCTTTCGAACTAG
- a CDS encoding deoxyribonuclease IV, with amino-acid sequence MRVGAHVSMSSSKVSSDPEKPPHDNIANAVFRQVAFGGNCGQIFTHSPQVWQSPEISDEEADLFKSKTASELAGPWVIHSSYLVNLCTPKDGLRQKSVDSMQEEVDAAAQLDIEYVNVHLGAHTGAGVEGGLENAVSALSELDIPESVTVLLESDAGSGTKLGGDFEHLAYVLENSDQNLDICLDTAHAFAAGYDLSTEDGVYETIAELDEVVGLEHLKCVHLNDSKHACGTNKDEHALIGEGLIGEEGMRAFINHPDLEDVPLVLETPTEDGKGFAWNIERVKELRN; translated from the coding sequence ATGCGAGTCGGAGCACACGTTTCTATGTCGAGTTCGAAAGTGTCGAGTGACCCGGAAAAACCCCCACACGACAACATTGCGAACGCCGTTTTCAGACAGGTCGCCTTTGGCGGCAACTGCGGACAGATTTTCACCCACTCCCCACAGGTCTGGCAGAGCCCGGAGATAAGCGACGAGGAGGCCGACCTGTTCAAATCGAAGACGGCGTCCGAACTGGCTGGCCCGTGGGTCATCCACTCGTCGTACCTCGTGAACCTCTGTACGCCAAAAGACGGGCTTCGCCAGAAATCCGTAGACAGCATGCAAGAGGAAGTCGATGCGGCCGCGCAACTCGACATCGAGTACGTGAACGTCCACCTCGGCGCGCACACCGGCGCGGGCGTCGAAGGCGGCCTCGAAAACGCCGTCTCCGCGCTCTCGGAACTCGACATTCCAGAGAGCGTCACCGTCCTCTTAGAGAGCGACGCGGGCAGCGGGACGAAACTCGGCGGCGACTTCGAACACCTCGCCTACGTTCTTGAGAACTCAGACCAGAACCTCGATATCTGCCTCGACACGGCCCACGCCTTTGCGGCGGGGTACGACCTCTCGACCGAAGATGGCGTCTACGAAACCATCGCCGAACTCGACGAGGTTGTGGGCTTAGAGCACCTGAAGTGCGTCCACCTGAACGACTCGAAGCACGCCTGCGGGACGAACAAGGACGAACACGCTCTCATCGGTGAGGGGCTGATTGGCGAAGAAGGCATGCGTGCGTTCATCAACCACCCCGACCTCGAAGACGTTCCACTCGTCCTCGAAACCCCGACCGAAGACGGCAAAGGCTTCGCGTGGAACATAGAGCGCGTCAAAGAACTCCGCAACTAG
- a CDS encoding plastocyanin/azurin family copper-binding protein → MTDLTRRRLVQLTGAGLALSLAGCTSGGNGNDETTTSTTTQSGEETTTEKTTTSEPTPKDPTEPQSSATVEMWTKGDSTGFRPDIAWVEQGAIVTWKQVSGVHSTTAYHLEYDQPTRIPDEAEPWDSEVLVDEGMEFEHTFDVEGVYDYFCTPHEKVGMLGTVIVGNPSPEGQPALEPPQDMLPEAAIEKIQELNKRTKAILDG, encoded by the coding sequence ATGACTGACTTGACTCGTCGCAGATTGGTACAGCTCACGGGAGCTGGCCTTGCCCTCTCACTTGCGGGCTGTACGTCCGGCGGAAACGGAAACGACGAGACGACCACGAGCACGACTACGCAATCCGGTGAGGAGACGACCACGGAAAAAACCACGACCAGCGAGCCAACGCCGAAAGACCCGACCGAGCCACAGTCGAGTGCGACCGTCGAGATGTGGACCAAAGGCGACTCGACCGGCTTCCGGCCGGATATCGCTTGGGTCGAACAGGGTGCAATCGTGACGTGGAAACAGGTGAGCGGCGTCCACTCGACGACCGCCTACCACTTAGAGTACGACCAGCCAACCCGCATCCCCGACGAGGCAGAGCCATGGGACAGCGAAGTGCTCGTAGACGAAGGCATGGAGTTCGAACACACCTTCGACGTCGAGGGAGTCTACGACTATTTCTGTACGCCCCACGAGAAAGTGGGCATGCTCGGAACCGTCATCGTTGGCAACCCGTCGCCCGAGGGCCAACCTGCGCTCGAACCGCCACAGGACATGCTCCCCGAGGCGGCAATCGAGAAGATACAAGAACTGAACAAGCGCACCAAAGCGATTCTCGACGGCTGA
- a CDS encoding class I SAM-dependent methyltransferase: MRRFGAEYLRETRRGMWEDTTALAGLDLPNRRRVLDVGCGTGELTSVLDAASPAEVVGVDRDPDLLAHLTGPAVRGDALALPFADDTFDLVVCQALLINLPDPAAAVHEFGRVSRDLVAAIEPDNGAVTIESTVDSEARLATTARKHYLTGVNTDVTLGAAAADLFREAGFSDVSTVRYDHVRTVSPPYDPHELENAKRKALGSGLSKNREEMLAGGLTTDAFEALREAWREMGRDAITQMQTETYEKSETVPFYVTVGRV, translated from the coding sequence ATGCGTCGTTTCGGGGCTGAGTACCTGCGTGAGACGCGACGGGGAATGTGGGAGGACACGACGGCGCTTGCAGGACTCGATCTCCCGAATCGCAGACGCGTCTTAGACGTGGGCTGTGGCACGGGCGAGTTGACGAGCGTCCTCGACGCAGCATCGCCCGCCGAAGTCGTCGGCGTCGACCGCGACCCCGACCTCCTCGCCCACCTCACTGGCCCGGCCGTCCGCGGCGATGCGCTGGCCCTGCCGTTTGCAGACGACACGTTCGACCTCGTGGTCTGTCAGGCGCTGCTCATCAACCTCCCCGACCCGGCCGCGGCCGTCCACGAGTTCGGTCGGGTGTCGCGCGACCTCGTCGCCGCCATCGAACCGGACAACGGGGCGGTGACCATCGAGTCAACCGTCGACTCGGAGGCGCGACTGGCCACGACCGCGCGTAAACACTATCTGACGGGCGTAAACACGGACGTCACCCTCGGCGCGGCCGCAGCCGACCTGTTTCGCGAGGCTGGTTTCTCCGACGTTTCGACGGTCCGCTACGACCACGTCCGGACGGTGTCCCCACCCTACGACCCCCACGAGTTAGAAAATGCAAAGCGCAAGGCCCTCGGCTCGGGGCTCTCGAAAAATCGCGAGGAAATGCTTGCAGGTGGTCTCACAACCGACGCGTTCGAAGCCCTGCGTGAGGCGTGGCGCGAGATGGGTCGCGACGCAATAACACAGATGCAGACAGAAACCTACGAAAAGAGCGAGACGGTGCCGTTTTACGTCACTGTGGGTCGCGTCTGA
- a CDS encoding peroxiredoxin gives MNGERGLSVETQAPDFTAPLVTADGSTEPTALASLLEDRPVLLAFYTNDFTPDCISEWCAFRDYDWFASGEQVQVVGVSKSRPATHRRFIDKLGLSFPLYTDANLSIADAYDVKYRTFKVIPRAHRSCFLVDQDGIIRYRWIAENAIDPTLDTPPLAELHEAVAEHVGELESETFGF, from the coding sequence ATGAATGGAGAACGAGGGCTTTCTGTGGAAACTCAGGCGCCCGATTTCACCGCACCGCTGGTCACCGCGGACGGCTCAACCGAACCGACCGCACTCGCTTCGTTACTCGAAGACCGTCCTGTCTTACTCGCGTTTTACACCAACGACTTCACGCCCGACTGTATCAGTGAGTGGTGTGCCTTCCGCGACTACGACTGGTTCGCAAGCGGCGAGCAAGTACAGGTCGTCGGCGTGAGCAAATCGCGACCAGCGACCCACCGGCGGTTCATCGACAAACTCGGGCTGTCGTTTCCGCTGTACACCGATGCAAACCTCTCGATTGCAGACGCCTACGACGTGAAATACCGCACTTTCAAGGTGATTCCACGCGCCCACCGGTCGTGTTTCCTCGTAGACCAAGACGGTATCATCCGCTATCGGTGGATTGCGGAGAACGCTATCGACCCGACGCTCGACACGCCACCGCTCGCAGAACTCCACGAAGCGGTCGCAGAACACGTTGGCGAACTCGAAAGCGAGACGTTTGGCTTCTAG
- a CDS encoding DUF7095 family protein, protein MELDRATAVDRVERLVETVESETMPVPVREIWVYGDLALGLDPVSRLDIYLRKDLLFHGDGSREAEFRREYGVKGVGQTVRLDWAEQYPEHIRANDNGHVAPEKCLASHLVSPDEPIHLEVCNAGFENNVTQRLRGAMAREAYEQILDPRGAALWIDGTRSAEAFDKLRNGEYVFPTLAGALEMLGMDDQEAATAADVVREYRASQDGASVRGDVV, encoded by the coding sequence ATGGAATTAGACCGCGCGACGGCGGTCGACCGGGTCGAACGCCTCGTCGAAACGGTCGAATCGGAGACGATGCCGGTTCCCGTGCGCGAAATCTGGGTGTACGGCGACCTCGCACTCGGGCTCGACCCCGTCTCCCGCCTCGATATCTATCTGAGAAAAGACCTCCTGTTTCACGGCGACGGCAGCCGCGAAGCCGAGTTCCGACGCGAATACGGCGTCAAAGGTGTTGGCCAAACCGTGCGCCTCGACTGGGCAGAGCAGTACCCAGAACACATCCGCGCGAACGATAACGGCCACGTCGCCCCCGAAAAGTGCCTCGCTTCCCACCTCGTCTCCCCAGACGAGCCGATACACCTCGAAGTGTGCAACGCCGGGTTCGAGAACAACGTCACCCAGCGGCTGCGCGGGGCGATGGCCCGCGAGGCGTACGAACAGATTTTAGACCCACGCGGCGCGGCGCTGTGGATTGACGGCACCCGGTCGGCCGAGGCTTTCGACAAACTGCGAAACGGCGAGTACGTCTTCCCCACGCTCGCTGGCGCGCTCGAAATGCTCGGCATGGACGATCAAGAGGCAGCGACCGCCGCAGACGTCGTGCGGGAATATCGCGCGAGCCAAGACGGTGCATCGGTACGCGGTGACGTGGTCTGA